A single genomic interval of Demequina sp. NBRC 110054 harbors:
- a CDS encoding F0F1 ATP synthase subunit B: MLGLSTLVLAAEEGGEHSSEFNPILPSNYDLLWSAVIFVIIVIAFQRFLLPSLQKTLDERAALIEGGISKAEKAQSEAAAALEEYTAQLTEARAEAARIREDARAEAQQILAETRTKASGEADRIVETANKQIEAERQQAIVSLRGDVGALATDLASKIVGESLADDARQQRVIDSFLDELEANVKAEG; encoded by the coding sequence ATGCTGGGCCTGTCCACGCTGGTGCTCGCTGCCGAAGAGGGCGGCGAGCACTCGAGCGAGTTCAACCCGATCCTGCCGTCGAACTACGACCTGCTGTGGTCGGCGGTGATCTTCGTGATCATCGTCATCGCCTTCCAGCGTTTCCTGCTGCCCTCGCTGCAGAAGACCCTGGACGAGCGTGCCGCCCTCATCGAGGGAGGCATCTCGAAGGCGGAGAAGGCCCAGTCGGAGGCGGCGGCAGCGCTCGAGGAGTACACCGCTCAGCTGACCGAGGCACGTGCCGAGGCTGCTCGTATCCGTGAGGACGCGCGCGCCGAGGCGCAGCAGATCCTCGCGGAGACCCGCACCAAGGCATCCGGCGAGGCTGACCGCATCGTCGAGACCGCCAACAAGCAGATCGAGGCGGAGCGCCAGCAGGCGATCGTCTCGCTGCGCGGCGACGTCGGCGCTCTGGCGACCGATCTCGCCTCGAAGATCGTGGGCGAGTCGCTCGCCGACGACGCGCGTCAGCAGCGGGTCATCGACTCGTTCCTCGACGAGCTCGAGGCGAACGTGAAGGCGGAGGGCTAG
- a CDS encoding ATP synthase F0 subunit C: protein MDVTTLAEMTGNISTVGYGLAAIGPGIGLGILIGKTIEGMARQPEVAGQLRATMFIGVAFVEVLALLGLVTGFIFS from the coding sequence GTGGACGTCACCACTCTCGCTGAGATGACCGGAAACATCTCGACGGTCGGCTATGGCCTCGCCGCGATCGGCCCCGGCATCGGCCTGGGCATCCTGATCGGCAAGACCATCGAGGGCATGGCCCGCCAGCCCGAGGTCGCCGGCCAGCTCCGTGCCACCATGTTCATCGGTGTCGCGTTCGTCGAGGTGCTCGCGCTGCTCGGCCTGGTCACCGGCTTCATCTTCAGCTGA
- the atpB gene encoding F0F1 ATP synthase subunit A, with protein sequence MRHIVVAAAADAAGHESGDTQNFFQWLFSSDGFHAPSLAEFDPTALLWEGTIFEFNRIMLARVIAAVVLIVIFAIVAGRAKVVPGRFQAAVEFMLDFVKTQIVEQVMSKEDTKRFLPFLSTLFLAITFFNITGVIPGINIAGTSLIGLPIVMAVWVWIMYLGVGVKKHGLGGYLKNSLFPPGVPKGIYLLLTPIEFLQVFFLRPATLALRLAANMIAGHMLLVLFFAATQYFFFEAAGAMKSVGAVTFVAGFAFTLFEIFVALLQAYVFTMLSAVYLNMALEEEH encoded by the coding sequence ATGCGACACATCGTGGTAGCCGCAGCCGCTGACGCGGCCGGTCATGAGTCTGGGGATACCCAGAACTTCTTCCAGTGGCTCTTCAGCTCTGACGGGTTCCACGCACCGTCGCTCGCCGAGTTCGACCCCACGGCACTGCTGTGGGAGGGCACGATCTTCGAGTTCAACCGCATCATGCTCGCCCGCGTCATCGCGGCCGTGGTGCTCATCGTGATCTTCGCCATCGTCGCCGGCCGCGCCAAGGTCGTGCCGGGCCGCTTCCAGGCCGCCGTCGAGTTCATGCTCGACTTCGTGAAGACGCAGATCGTCGAGCAGGTCATGAGCAAGGAGGACACCAAGCGGTTCCTTCCGTTCCTCTCGACGCTGTTCCTCGCGATCACCTTCTTCAACATCACCGGTGTGATCCCAGGCATCAACATCGCCGGCACGTCGCTGATCGGTCTCCCGATCGTGATGGCCGTGTGGGTGTGGATCATGTACCTGGGCGTCGGAGTCAAGAAGCACGGGCTCGGGGGCTACCTCAAGAACAGCCTCTTCCCGCCCGGTGTGCCGAAGGGCATCTACCTGCTGCTCACGCCGATCGAGTTCCTGCAGGTCTTCTTCCTGCGGCCCGCGACGCTCGCGCTGCGACTCGCGGCGAACATGATCGCCGGCCACATGCTGCTGGTCCTGTTCTTCGCGGCCACGCAGTACTTCTTCTTCGAGGCCGCGGGCGCCATGAAGTCGGTGGGTGCGGTGACGTTCGTCGCCGGGTTCGCCTTCACGCTGTTCGAGATCTTCGTGGCGCTGCTTCAGGCCTACGTCTTCACCATGCTTTCCGCCGTGTACCTCAACATGGCGCTCGAGGAAGAGCACTAG
- a CDS encoding MraY family glycosyltransferase → MKVYLTLLLVSALVAYAATPAMRHLALRVGAVTAVRKRDVHSTPTARLGGVAIFLGIAGGIVLASTIPFLQPVFEGSRAPWGVLAGAALVCALGFADDVWDLDWMAKLAGQILAALLMAWGGVQLVTVPIGGLTIGSSYLSLSATVLVVVVAINAVNFVDGLDGLAAGMIAIGGLAFFTYTYLLARSATPGDYSSIASLILAVLVGASLGFLPHNMNPARIFMGDSGSMVLGLTIAAAAIVVTGQIDPTVVSDRESIPAFIPILLPLMVVAVPLIDMGAAVIRRTLRGQSPFTPDAHHLHHLLLRAGHSHRWAVAVLYLWTAVLSFGTVSTVFLPTPKAIAVVVSGIMLAGLITFSPGLRLASSRAWRTAGHGVAPLRLRATPEGKVEAIPRGQRPGDAAQRAHQAGEEGAAALHEDDAARPGGLDDAARPGDQESQDDAGQDPSTAGAPASGEIKEDA, encoded by the coding sequence GTGAAGGTCTACCTCACGCTGCTGCTCGTCTCCGCGTTGGTGGCGTACGCCGCCACGCCCGCGATGCGCCACCTCGCGCTTCGCGTGGGCGCGGTCACTGCCGTGCGCAAGCGTGACGTCCACTCGACCCCGACGGCCCGCCTCGGCGGCGTCGCGATCTTCCTGGGCATCGCGGGAGGCATCGTGCTCGCGAGCACGATCCCGTTCCTCCAACCCGTCTTCGAAGGCAGCCGCGCGCCGTGGGGCGTCCTTGCTGGCGCCGCCCTCGTGTGCGCGCTCGGATTCGCCGACGACGTGTGGGACCTCGACTGGATGGCCAAGCTCGCGGGGCAGATCCTCGCGGCCCTGCTCATGGCATGGGGCGGCGTCCAGCTCGTGACGGTGCCCATCGGCGGGCTCACGATCGGCAGCTCGTACCTGTCGCTGTCCGCGACGGTGCTGGTCGTGGTGGTCGCGATCAACGCCGTGAACTTCGTCGACGGTCTCGACGGTCTCGCGGCAGGCATGATCGCGATCGGCGGGCTCGCCTTCTTCACGTACACCTACCTGCTCGCGCGCTCCGCGACGCCGGGCGACTACTCGTCGATCGCGAGCCTCATCCTCGCGGTGCTGGTCGGCGCGAGCCTGGGCTTCCTCCCGCACAACATGAACCCCGCGCGCATCTTCATGGGCGACTCGGGGTCGATGGTGCTGGGCCTCACGATCGCCGCCGCCGCGATCGTGGTCACGGGGCAGATCGACCCGACCGTCGTGTCCGACCGCGAGAGCATCCCCGCCTTCATCCCGATCCTGCTGCCGCTCATGGTCGTCGCCGTGCCGCTGATCGACATGGGCGCGGCCGTCATCCGTCGCACGCTGCGAGGGCAGTCGCCGTTCACCCCCGACGCGCACCACCTCCACCACCTGCTGCTGCGCGCGGGTCACAGCCATCGCTGGGCCGTGGCCGTGCTCTACCTGTGGACCGCGGTGCTGTCCTTCGGGACCGTCTCCACGGTGTTCCTGCCGACGCCCAAGGCAATCGCCGTCGTCGTGTCGGGGATCATGCTCGCGGGTCTGATCACGTTCTCGCCGGGCCTCAGGCTCGCCAGCTCGCGCGCGTGGAGGACCGCGGGGCACGGCGTGGCTCCCCTGAGGCTGCGCGCGACGCCCGAGGGCAAGGTCGAGGCCATCCCGCGCGGTCAGCGGCCGGGAGACGCCGCGCAGCGCGCGCACCAGGCAGGGGAGGAGGGCGCTGCGGCGCTCCACGAGGACGATGCGGCACGGCCAGGGGGCCTGGACGATGCGGCACGGCCGGGGGACCAGGAGTCCCAGGACGATGCAGGCCAGGACCCGTCGACCGCCGGGGCCCCGGCCTCGGGCGAGATCAAGGAGGACGCATGA
- a CDS encoding L-threonylcarbamoyladenylate synthase, protein MIYPCTDPQAWGPSLDAAVEAVEAGQVIVLPTDTVYGIGADAFQPDAVAAVLTAKGRGRQMPPPVLIPDVRTVDGLAMDVPEPARALMEEFWPGALTVIVMAQPSLAWDLGDTHGTVALRMPDHPAALALLKRTGPLAVTSANKTGQPAATTASDAESQLGESVAVYLDAGDSPLGQASTIVDATNDAGLRIVRAGGVSREAIADIIGEDALLRPLEADSE, encoded by the coding sequence ATGATCTACCCATGCACCGACCCCCAGGCCTGGGGGCCGTCGCTGGACGCCGCGGTCGAGGCGGTCGAGGCCGGCCAGGTGATCGTGCTGCCGACCGACACCGTGTACGGAATCGGCGCCGACGCCTTCCAGCCCGATGCCGTCGCGGCCGTCCTCACAGCCAAGGGCCGTGGGAGGCAGATGCCGCCGCCCGTGCTCATCCCCGACGTCCGCACGGTCGACGGGCTCGCCATGGACGTCCCCGAGCCCGCGCGCGCGCTCATGGAGGAGTTCTGGCCGGGCGCGCTGACGGTCATCGTCATGGCCCAGCCCTCGCTCGCGTGGGACCTGGGCGACACCCACGGCACGGTCGCGCTGCGCATGCCCGACCACCCTGCCGCCCTCGCGCTCCTCAAGCGCACCGGCCCGCTCGCCGTGACGAGCGCGAACAAGACCGGTCAGCCTGCGGCGACCACGGCGTCCGACGCCGAGTCCCAGCTGGGCGAGTCCGTCGCCGTCTACCTCGACGCGGGCGACAGCCCGCTGGGCCAGGCCTCGACGATCGTGGACGCGACCAACGACGCCGGCCTGCGCATCGTCCGTGCCGGGGGAGTGAGCCGCGAGGCGATCGCCGACATCATCGGCGAGGACGCGCTGCTGAGGCCGCTGGAGGCCGACTCCGAGTGA
- the prmC gene encoding peptide chain release factor N(5)-glutamine methyltransferase — protein sequence MPSVGARLRDISERLAAAGVPSPQHDAVVLMAHTFGWTPAEVRTAAARDDHWTEDVLDHDLLEARVTRRVQREPLQHITGKAPFRNLELQVGPGVFVPRPETEVVAQVALDLAREAKPGRDGIVRVVDLCAGSGAIGLSIASEMDDAHVSLVEASEEANVYLRLNARMLPPDVRRRIRPILGDARSCMHHFERCAQVVVTNPPYIPPDAVPRDQEVRDYDPPSALYGMGDDGLEVPRAIIDEAARLLDLGGWLVMEHGELQGEALREYAASSVYWGDVHTRQDLTGRDRMLVARRVDV from the coding sequence ATGCCCTCCGTGGGCGCGCGCCTGCGCGACATCTCCGAGCGTCTCGCCGCAGCCGGCGTCCCCTCGCCGCAGCATGATGCCGTGGTCCTCATGGCGCACACGTTCGGCTGGACGCCCGCCGAGGTGCGGACGGCTGCCGCGCGTGACGACCACTGGACCGAGGACGTGCTCGACCACGACCTCCTCGAGGCGCGCGTCACGCGCCGCGTGCAGCGCGAGCCGCTTCAGCACATCACCGGCAAGGCCCCGTTCAGGAACCTCGAGCTCCAGGTGGGACCGGGCGTGTTCGTCCCGCGGCCCGAGACCGAGGTCGTCGCCCAGGTCGCCCTGGACCTGGCGCGCGAGGCCAAGCCCGGCCGCGACGGCATCGTCCGCGTGGTCGACCTGTGCGCGGGATCGGGGGCCATCGGCCTGTCGATCGCGTCCGAGATGGACGACGCGCACGTGTCCCTGGTGGAGGCGAGCGAGGAGGCCAACGTCTACCTGCGCCTCAACGCGCGCATGCTGCCGCCGGACGTGCGCCGGCGCATCCGCCCGATCCTCGGTGACGCCCGCTCGTGCATGCACCACTTCGAGCGCTGCGCCCAGGTCGTCGTGACCAACCCGCCGTACATCCCGCCTGACGCGGTGCCGCGCGACCAGGAGGTCCGCGACTACGACCCGCCGAGCGCCCTGTACGGCATGGGCGACGACGGTCTCGAGGTGCCGCGCGCGATCATCGACGAGGCGGCGAGGCTGCTCGACCTGGGTGGCTGGCTCGTGATGGAGCACGGCGAGCTGCAGGGCGAGGCGCTGCGCGAGTACGCCGCGAGCTCCGTGTACTGGGGCGACGTCCACACGCGCCAGGACCTCACCGGGCGTGACCGGATGCTGGTCGCGCGCCGCGTCGACGTCTGA
- the prfA gene encoding peptide chain release factor 1 — protein sequence MAEAFAAVQPLLDEYTDIENQLADPAVHADAGRARTLGRRFAELGRVVAAHRTWKAATDDLEAAQEMAELDPELAAEVPAMEQAVEDATETLRRILIPRDPDDSRDVILEIKSGEGGEESALFAGDLLKMYLKFAEGKGWKAQILEATETDMGGYKDLSVAIKAPGSVDPENGVWAHLKYEGGVHRVQRVPATESQGRIHTSAAGVLVYPEAEEVEDVELDMNEVRVDVYRSSGPGGQSVNTTDSAVRLTHIPTGIVVSCQNEKSQLQNKESAMRILRARLLAAQKEAAEAEAQDMRKSQVRTVDRSERIRTYNFPENRIADHRTGYKAYNLDHVLGGDLGPVIQSAIDADEAARLAAHED from the coding sequence GTGGCCGAAGCCTTCGCAGCCGTCCAGCCCCTGCTGGACGAGTACACCGATATCGAGAATCAGCTCGCCGATCCCGCAGTCCACGCGGACGCGGGGCGCGCGCGCACGCTCGGTCGCCGGTTCGCGGAGCTGGGTCGCGTCGTCGCGGCGCATCGGACCTGGAAGGCGGCCACCGACGACCTCGAGGCCGCCCAGGAGATGGCTGAGCTCGACCCCGAGCTCGCCGCCGAGGTGCCCGCGATGGAGCAGGCCGTCGAGGACGCGACCGAGACGCTCCGCCGCATCCTGATCCCGCGCGACCCCGACGACTCTCGCGACGTGATCCTCGAGATCAAGTCCGGCGAGGGAGGCGAGGAGTCCGCGCTGTTCGCGGGCGACCTGCTGAAGATGTACCTCAAGTTCGCCGAGGGCAAGGGCTGGAAGGCGCAGATCCTCGAGGCGACCGAGACCGACATGGGCGGCTACAAGGACCTCTCCGTCGCCATCAAGGCGCCTGGCAGCGTCGACCCCGAGAACGGCGTGTGGGCGCACCTCAAGTACGAGGGCGGCGTCCACCGCGTCCAGCGCGTGCCCGCGACCGAGTCGCAGGGCCGCATCCACACCTCCGCCGCCGGCGTCCTCGTGTACCCGGAGGCCGAGGAGGTCGAGGACGTCGAGCTCGACATGAACGAGGTCCGCGTCGACGTCTACCGCTCGTCGGGCCCCGGCGGCCAGTCGGTCAACACGACGGACTCCGCGGTCCGCCTCACGCACATCCCGACCGGGATCGTCGTGAGCTGCCAGAACGAGAAGAGCCAACTCCAGAACAAGGAGTCGGCCATGCGCATCCTGCGCGCCCGCCTGCTCGCCGCCCAGAAGGAGGCGGCGGAGGCCGAGGCCCAGGACATGCGCAAGTCGCAGGTGCGCACCGTCGACCGCTCGGAGCGCATCCGCACCTACAACTTCCCTGAGAACCGGATCGCGGACCACCGCACCGGCTACAAGGCCTACAACCTCGACCACGTCCTCGGAGGCGACCTCGGTCCGGTCATCCAGTCCGCGATCGACGCCGACGAGGCCGCGCGCCTCGCCGCACACGAGGACTGA
- the rpmE gene encoding 50S ribosomal protein L31, giving the protein MKKDIHPEYVATTVTCTCGNTFETKSTEKSGAISVEVCSACHPFYTGKQKIMDTGGRVARFEKRYGAKK; this is encoded by the coding sequence ATGAAGAAGGACATCCACCCCGAGTACGTGGCCACCACTGTCACGTGCACCTGCGGTAACACGTTCGAGACCAAGTCCACCGAGAAGTCCGGCGCGATCAGCGTCGAGGTCTGCTCGGCCTGCCACCCGTTCTACACGGGCAAGCAGAAGATCATGGACACCGGTGGCCGTGTGGCCCGCTTCGAGAAGCGTTACGGCGCCAAGAAGTAA
- a CDS encoding immune inhibitor A domain-containing protein: protein MRTKLSAATAAVLLGSGVVAAPVATAAPPAEEETVQTVTSDNLPNPLDAKRTALREAAITGVLEGDLTAEERGDSTVVKVSSDADISAADGPSLRGSKGRTTDQYVELSRETTDRIFVVLAEFGDEESPYGYADDAQRTEGPLHNEIPEPDRSVNNTTVWQADYSQSYFQGLYFGDDESLREYYETQSSGRYSVDGEVTDWVKVPYTQAAYGTDACGSIVCSTVWDLVADAATIWYEDQLAQGRSVEDVNADLASFDVWDRYDYDGDGDFNEPDGYIDHFQIVHAGGDQADGDPIYGSDAIWSHRWYAYYNYAGLTGPEANPLGGTQIGDSGIWIGDYTMQPENGGRSVFYHEYGHDLGLPDDYNVQSGGDNNNEYWTLMAQSRLTAADDEGIGERGGDLGAWNKLQLGWLDYEYVEAGDRETVTLGVSEYNTRRPQALIVGLPEKTVTTDLGEPAVGAAQWYSGTGDDLTSTLTRSVDVPDGSPALTFQTRYDIEEGYDYLYVEVDDGSGFVPIAGSITTVDEPAATDGTQADWIPATFDLSAYAGQTVDLRIRYTTDGGVAGNDPDVIDGVFLDEIAVEGVFEDGAEDGDGGWTVDGFTAVGTSSTQSYPNYYIAAYRSYTSYDQYLKTGPYHFGYASTLPDYVDHYSYQEGLLISYWDLSYSDNDTFAHPGSGRNLYIDSHPQPMTDVNGDYWRARVQVYDAPFSLKRADSFTLHVDGVKSRIKGARGNRVFDDTDQYWFAELPNHGVKLPAVGVQIRIVKQKDSSMTVKVY from the coding sequence GTGCGTACGAAGCTGAGCGCGGCCACCGCGGCCGTCCTGCTGGGATCGGGGGTGGTCGCCGCTCCGGTCGCGACCGCCGCGCCGCCCGCCGAGGAGGAGACGGTGCAGACCGTCACCTCCGACAACCTTCCCAACCCGCTGGATGCGAAGCGCACCGCGCTTCGCGAGGCGGCGATCACGGGAGTGCTCGAGGGGGATCTGACCGCCGAGGAACGGGGCGACAGCACAGTCGTCAAGGTCAGCTCGGACGCCGACATATCCGCGGCCGACGGACCCTCGCTGAGGGGCTCCAAGGGCCGGACCACCGATCAGTACGTCGAGCTGTCGCGCGAGACCACCGACCGCATCTTCGTGGTCCTCGCCGAGTTCGGGGACGAGGAGTCCCCGTATGGCTACGCCGATGACGCGCAGCGCACCGAGGGGCCGCTCCACAACGAGATCCCCGAGCCCGACCGCTCGGTGAACAACACGACGGTCTGGCAGGCCGACTACTCGCAGTCCTACTTCCAGGGCCTGTACTTCGGCGACGACGAGTCGCTGCGGGAGTACTACGAGACGCAGTCCTCGGGCCGCTACAGCGTCGACGGCGAGGTGACCGACTGGGTCAAGGTGCCGTACACGCAGGCCGCCTACGGCACGGATGCGTGCGGCTCGATCGTGTGCTCGACCGTGTGGGACCTCGTGGCCGACGCCGCGACGATCTGGTACGAGGATCAGCTCGCGCAGGGCCGCTCGGTCGAGGACGTGAACGCGGATCTCGCGTCCTTCGACGTGTGGGACCGCTACGACTACGACGGCGACGGCGACTTCAACGAGCCGGACGGCTACATCGACCACTTCCAGATCGTGCACGCCGGCGGCGATCAGGCGGACGGCGACCCGATCTACGGCTCCGACGCCATCTGGTCGCACCGCTGGTACGCGTACTACAACTACGCGGGGCTCACCGGTCCCGAGGCGAACCCGCTCGGCGGCACGCAGATCGGCGATTCCGGCATCTGGATCGGCGACTACACGATGCAACCGGAGAACGGCGGCCGCTCGGTGTTCTACCACGAGTACGGCCACGACCTCGGTCTCCCGGACGACTACAACGTGCAGTCCGGCGGCGACAACAACAACGAGTACTGGACGCTCATGGCGCAGAGCAGGCTCACGGCGGCCGACGACGAGGGCATCGGCGAGCGAGGCGGCGACCTTGGCGCATGGAACAAGCTCCAGCTCGGCTGGCTCGACTACGAGTACGTCGAGGCGGGCGACAGGGAGACCGTCACCCTGGGGGTCTCGGAGTACAACACGCGCAGACCGCAGGCCCTCATCGTGGGGCTCCCGGAGAAGACCGTCACGACGGATCTCGGCGAACCCGCGGTGGGAGCGGCCCAGTGGTACAGCGGCACGGGTGACGACCTCACGAGCACGCTCACGCGGAGCGTCGACGTGCCTGACGGGTCTCCCGCGCTGACCTTCCAGACCCGCTACGACATCGAGGAGGGATACGACTACCTCTACGTCGAGGTCGACGACGGCTCGGGCTTCGTGCCGATCGCCGGCTCGATCACGACGGTCGACGAGCCCGCGGCGACGGACGGCACGCAGGCCGACTGGATCCCGGCGACGTTCGACCTGAGCGCGTACGCGGGTCAGACGGTGGATCTCCGGATCCGCTACACGACCGACGGCGGCGTCGCGGGCAACGACCCCGACGTGATCGACGGCGTGTTCCTCGACGAGATCGCGGTCGAGGGCGTCTTCGAGGACGGAGCTGAGGACGGGGACGGCGGCTGGACCGTCGACGGCTTCACCGCGGTCGGCACCTCGAGCACGCAGTCGTACCCGAACTACTACATCGCGGCCTACCGGTCCTACACGTCGTACGACCAGTACCTCAAGACCGGGCCGTACCACTTCGGGTACGCGAGCACGCTGCCGGACTACGTGGACCACTACTCCTACCAGGAGGGTCTGCTGATCTCGTACTGGGATCTGTCGTACTCCGACAACGACACGTTCGCGCACCCCGGCAGCGGGCGGAACCTGTACATCGACTCGCACCCGCAGCCGATGACGGACGTGAACGGCGACTACTGGCGGGCGAGGGTGCAGGTGTACGACGCACCCTTCAGCCTCAAGCGGGCCGACTCGTTCACGCTCCACGTCGACGGGGTGAAGAGCCGCATCAAGGGAGCGAGGGGGAACCGCGTGTTCGACGACACGGATCAGTACTGGTTCGCCGAGCTGCCCAACCACGGCGTGAAGCTCCCCGCGGTCGGGGTCCAGATCCGGATCGTGAAGCAGAAGGACAGCTCGATGACGGTGAAGGTGTACTGA